The Sphaerospermopsis torques-reginae ITEP-024 genome has a window encoding:
- a CDS encoding Uma2 family endonuclease, which produces MKTLVRWTVADYHKMIASDILTGRNCELIDGEIIEMSPELPQHYNTAKRGVSYLSSLLQGKADVRFNGPITLSNSEPEPDIAIVKLPESKYDQRHPYPEDIFWLIEVANTSLAKDLLIKKKVYAEAKIPEYWIINLQSKELIVFRQLENGDYLVEIKWQEPIINALVFPDVDIIVSQLLM; this is translated from the coding sequence ATGAAAACTTTAGTTAGATGGACAGTTGCCGACTATCATAAAATGATTGCTTCTGATATTTTAACAGGTCGTAATTGTGAATTAATAGATGGGGAAATTATAGAAATGAGTCCCGAATTACCTCAACATTATAATACTGCTAAAAGAGGTGTTAGTTATTTATCCAGTCTTTTACAAGGAAAAGCAGATGTTAGGTTTAATGGTCCAATTACGTTATCTAATTCTGAACCAGAACCAGATATTGCAATTGTTAAATTACCTGAGTCTAAATATGATCAACGTCATCCCTATCCAGAGGATATTTTTTGGTTAATTGAAGTAGCTAATACAAGTTTAGCTAAAGATTTATTGATTAAGAAAAAGGTTTATGCTGAAGCAAAAATCCCGGAGTATTGGATTATTAATTTACAAAGTAAAGAACTAATTGTTTTTCGGCAACTTGAAAATGGTGATTATTTGGTGGAAATAAAATGGCAAGAACCAATAATTAATGCTTTAGTTTTTCCAGATGTTGATATTATTGTTAGTCAGTTATTAATGTAG
- a CDS encoding tetratricopeptide repeat protein yields MASSGSDYLEKRRQQIARKQRIVTYISLLGFGGSILFGGFSTIQKAWQHPQQSVVESAETELEKQIKGYELVLQREPNNQVALEKLSVMKLQVGDNQGAIALLEKLVKLHPDRKDYQTVLADAKKTEKNNQVAK; encoded by the coding sequence ATGGCTAGTTCTGGTAGTGATTACTTGGAAAAACGTCGTCAGCAAATTGCAAGAAAGCAAAGAATTGTTACATATATTTCTTTATTGGGCTTCGGTGGTTCTATATTGTTTGGGGGGTTTAGCACCATTCAAAAAGCTTGGCAACACCCACAGCAATCGGTGGTTGAATCTGCTGAGACTGAGTTAGAGAAACAGATTAAGGGTTATGAGTTGGTTTTGCAGCGTGAACCTAATAATCAGGTGGCGTTGGAGAAGTTGTCAGTGATGAAGTTACAGGTGGGGGATAATCAGGGAGCGATCGCACTGTTGGAGAAGTTGGTTAAACTACATCCAGATAGAAAAGACTATCAAACTGTGTTAGCGGATGCAAAGAAAACAGAGAAAAATAATCAGGTAGCTAAATAG
- a CDS encoding Uma2 family endonuclease → MDSMKLDMKLDLPTDLPTQLPDHTQLPCEDGTFVKNFQEHPQSILLTESIWSKLQEIHPDKQFCIGQDSGIYWRITEPPQKGAEAPDWFYVPDVPPTLNGQMRRSYVMWQEFVAPFIVIEFVSGHGAEERDETPCSGKFWVYEKAIRVPFYGIYEVQKASLELYHLVEGKYYLMSPNERGRYLIQKMGVELGIWQGTYKNVELPWLRWWDLDGNLLLTGEEQAEQEKQRAEQEKQRADKLAAKLRELGVELDE, encoded by the coding sequence ATGGATAGTATGAAACTTGATATGAAACTTGATCTGCCAACTGATCTACCCACCCAATTACCAGATCATACTCAATTACCCTGTGAAGATGGAACATTTGTGAAGAATTTTCAAGAACATCCTCAAAGTATTTTATTAACAGAATCTATTTGGTCAAAATTACAAGAAATTCATCCAGATAAACAATTTTGTATAGGTCAAGATAGCGGTATTTATTGGCGTATTACTGAGCCACCACAAAAAGGAGCAGAAGCACCAGATTGGTTTTATGTTCCTGATGTACCGCCAACTTTAAACGGACAAATGCGCCGTTCTTATGTGATGTGGCAGGAATTTGTAGCCCCTTTCATTGTGATTGAATTTGTTTCAGGGCATGGTGCTGAAGAAAGGGATGAAACGCCATGTTCAGGTAAGTTTTGGGTGTATGAAAAAGCGATTAGAGTACCTTTTTATGGAATTTATGAAGTGCAGAAAGCATCATTAGAATTATATCATTTAGTTGAGGGGAAATATTATTTAATGTCACCTAATGAAAGGGGGCGTTATCTAATTCAAAAAATGGGTGTAGAGTTGGGTATTTGGCAAGGAACATATAAAAATGTAGAGTTACCTTGGTTAAGATGGTGGGATTTAGATGGTAATTTATTGTTAACAGGAGAAGAACAAGCAGAACAGGAAAAACAACGGGCTGAACAGGAGAAACAACGTGCGGATAAATTAGCGGCAAAGTTGAGAGAATTAGGGGTAGAATTAGATGAGTAA